The window CACTGGGTTGCCAACAAAGGGAGGAGGTTGGATGAGTCTCAAGTGCTAGTTGCTCCTCATTTCTCCAGTTTGCCAGTCAAGCTGCCTGCACAGTAGAAGTATTTTACCCTCCATTCCACGTTAGAATTTGATTCAGGAAAATGGCGGCATgtgggtttcatttttttttctcttaaacacaATGTACACATATTAAAGCCTACACATGACACAAGATTTAGCAAAATAAAACGTTCACGATATGATTGAAATACGGAAGTGTCTCAGCtacataaatgattttaaattatacAGTAAGTGAACAGGTGAAATAAACAAAGCTATAGCTTATAGAAAGCTCAAAAACCGCCCTCTGCCAACATTGCTTTGCAAAGGACCCTTCTTTGCCCAGGACCTGCTGTTCTCTTTGCCAGGGCCTGACAGATGGGACTGTGGTTCCACCAGCATTTCTGCAAGGAAACTTCAGATATGACTCACTCTCAGGCCTCACCCCAGGTCCCGCCTTGTGTGAGTGGAGGTGGCCCCACCAGGGACCAAGAATCACCAATGCTTCATGGAGGGGATACTGATGTCCATTTGTGGGAGGGCACTTGTGTGGGTTGGGTCAGGGGGTCCACCTTATAAGACTTCAAGGttgaaatcaataaaatctcaGGACACCAACGCTGGGGCTTACTCCTTAAAAACCACTGGCCTGCTGACCTCAGATCCTTTTGCTTACACTGCTGCATTGAGAGGGACAAAGCCTCCCATTTCTCACCTGCCAGATGGCATGATTATAAGGTAACAgatataagataataaaatagatCCCACAGAAGCCAGATGCCTGTACTGCCTTCCCACTGAGGAGTTCTGCCGAACACCTTGCCTGGGCAtttgtgcgtgcgtgtgtgtgtgcgtgtgtgtgtgtgtacgcaagACATCACAATGtgttgtctgctttttttttctcctatttcaaTTGGCAGCTCTGTTTCCTAAAGTGGAATGAACTGAAGATACAAATACTAAGAGGATAAATACCCATAATCTGAAAAAAGAGAGCAATCATGTTAAATGTCACCATCCTACCATCCCCAAAtcagtaaaatatacattatCACCTACTCTTGGCATCTCACTTTCAACACTTaaacttaaaatacttttatttaatcGGATAACttatattatagttttatttcaaaaaacacaacaaaaactcTACAGCGGATTGCAGAGTCAGGCTTCCCCAATGACCACCGATTTTAATCCCATGAGGTAAGGACCTCAGGAATGGTGTTCGCCCACCAGTGAGCTGGGGCAAAAAGAGCAGGCTGTCCTGAAACCCAGGAAAATGGCCATCTAGCTGAGGCAGGACACTTTGCAGCTTTCCCTCCTGTGCCCAGACCCCTGACCCACACTAACTCTCATCTCCCACCTGAGCTAAGCCAATAAGGCAATTAAATGAAGGCCCCAAACATGAagcaggagaaaaggagagggacagaggtcaGATGACCCCAGTTAGAAGGATGTTGAGGGTGTtcagaatttcaaattttaattaaaatgaaaaaaaaagtcaacttggAATGTCATGATTTTCTTCAAACAAGCAATGACAACAAAATAGAAGAGATTATACTACTGGCATATTTAACAGCATTGAACAGAATTCTGTGTCCTGTAAAAAATTAGCTTATGTCCCCGTGTGGGTATATGCAAATGTGTATACAAACACATCCCCCTAGGTGAGCTAAACCCTACTTTGGAAATAGTACTCTCTACCCAAATCTACTTAGCTATATCTGTGGATAGTGTATGGTGCATGTATTCCTCCAATTTACATAAAGGTAAGCTCCTGGCCAAATCTACCAAAGAGTTTTCCAGGAGGAAGTCTTGTGGGAGATAGAGAGAGGAAAGACATTCATCTCAGTCTTTCACCTGAGCTTTTGTACAAGGCAGGCAAATTGCCTCCTAACCTCAGGCAGATGTTTAAGTCTTCATCAACTAAGAAAGTTCTGTTATTCTGGTCTGGCTGCTTACCCCAGACTCAGAAACATCTGGTCAACCCAAGCGGCACTGGGCTGGGGGAACTGTGTGTGCTGTATCTTCTCAGACCCTCTCCTGCagtctctttcttccctccctcactcTTATGtgcagacacagacagacacagtCTGGTTGGGACATGCAGTAGCATCTCCTCAGTGTATAAGATCTTCTGTGTACCTTGAGTCTATCTGCTTGCTGCCCTGGACTGCTCCTAAAATGGTTCACCTCTTAGCAACTTCCTTGTCTGTGTCTTTTATGTCCTGGGTGGAGAAGGGCCAAGAGAAAAGGATCTTGGAGATGGTGaggtggggaagaagagagaggggtaTGTGTTACAATGCCCAAATGGGATAGTTTTtcgatttttgttttcctaaaaaaatagattatattatCACGAAGAAGAGGAGTGTACATTCCTCATTCTTCCTGGCATGGCACCAAAAATTCCCACGTGGAAATGGGTGATGTCAAGGCCAAAAAGAACGGGTAGGGTGGGGCCAGGAGGATGGTTCCAAATAAACTCCATATGACAGCATAGACTTTTCCTTAAGTGTTCGAAGTGCTAAATTTGCAAGAAAACAGGCACTAATGTCATTGTCATCATCTGGGAAGAGTTAGTGTCCGAGGGAAGCTCAGCgagaagggagggaggtgaggTGGGGCAGGGTCTGGTGCTCAGGGGTCTGTGGCATTGATGATGCTTTTGTCTGGGGGCGCCCATCCTCGGTACCAGCTGCAGTAGCCACCCTTCTGCCGGATGCAGGCATAATGTTTGGACTGGTAGCCAGGGTAGCCAAAATTGGAGAGCATGTCGGTCCAGAGGCACTCGTTCTTGGAGGTCACAAAGCAAGGCAGGTAGTAGCAGGATTTGATCTGCAATTAAATAACAGCCAATGGTTGGTGGGCTCTGCCATGGTGGACCCAAGTCTAGATTCACACCAGTGTAGGTGGAGCCTAGGCACATCACTCCCTTAGTAAAATAGAGTAACATTCACTAACACTTACTAAGCACCATTGTATACCAGATATTCTGCTCAGTGCTTCTATGTTATTCTCTTTAGTTCTCATAAcagatttatttcctttatagatgagaaaatagaggctcagaggggttaagtAACCTGCTCCAGGTTTCACAGCCAGAGAGTGGTGGAATTAAACATTTGAGAGAACTTTTCCTTCTCAAATGGCAACAGGCAAGGATGTGTGATCTCAGCTGTTGTGGGAATTGAGGAAGTAAGATTAAAGTATAAAGTATGGGCATCCAGCTGCCCTAGGAGAGAAATCGGACTCAGTGAGCTGTGTGACCTAGGGCTAATTAACTTAAgctttctgagcctctgttttctcatctgcaaaatgagcaGAGTGGTAATTAAAACCGTACAGAGTTGTTATGAGAATTAGTGAGAGAATTGTGTCGCTCACTCCCACAGCAGGAAAGCTGTGTGCCATGGCGCTGTGCTTGAGTCAAGGAGTTGGGCCTGATTAAAGAGTGACCTTCTGCAGCATGTGGTATCAGCAGTCCTGAGCCAGCTCGCTCACCTGCGGCAGGGGCCACCAATGAAGCAGCTGCCCTGGTAAGCCCACTTGGGACTGCTTGACAAGACCTGAGCGTAAGGATCTTATACCTGCCACAACCTTGAACTACAGGAGGGGCCAGGGGTGCTGAAGAGTCCTTGTGCCCCAGCAGCTGCCAAGTGGGCAGCATGGAGACACCAGATTCCAGCAGAGAGGCATTCTTCCCCTGCCTTCCTCATTGCTCAGCCTGGGAGCAACATTCCTTACCACCCTTGTGCAGACCTGCCCTTCTGCCCTGGCCTGACATGTATGTCCTCGAGGACATATGGCCATGTATACAAGGGCTCGGTGCCCAGTACTGCAGGAACTGGCGTTTCTGGGGCTGTGAGCCAGCACTACCCCTGCCTGCCGTCTCCAGGGCTTACCTTGCAGTTACAGCCCAGGTGATACCTGTAGTTGAGCCCCTTGCGCTGGGAGAGGGTGAGCTGGTCCCACCTCTCCACAAAGTTGCATAGTCCTGTGTACATCTTACCATCATAGACGCGGCCTAGAGGAGAAAAGAGGACAAGGGGAGAGTTGTTTTGTCCAGAGTCCAGCCACAGGTGAAAGAATTCTCACGTCCTTAgaccaggtactgtgctaagtacttGCCAGTcctatgattttatttcatccttCCCAATACCTTTGAAGCCAAAAATCTGCCCCCATTTGCAGAAGATCTTAAACCCATGAAATTCCAGAGCTGGGATTAAGGCTAACTCATCCCTTCTCTCATCAGTGGTTTCTTGGTTTTggtctcattttttccttttctacattGACTGCTTGAAGGTGGGCAGCTTTCAAAGATAGACCCAATAAATATGTTGACTATGAGGTATAGAGGAACAGGTACTAGCAATCCCTTTATATATATGAAGTAATGAGAAACTGCAAAACTAggcaaaacaaaactacatttcCTCCTTGGAGCCAGTGGTGGAGATGAGACTAAACCCAGCCTCAATGTAGAGCTTTGAGTTCCCACCACAGGTCAAGCAAGGTGCACTCTACACAAGATATTCCTTACAATTCACTGGGCATGTGGCCAGGGTCCTAAGGATACTTCtgggcctgctcctccttctctatCCTTCTGAAGCAAATGACTGGTGGACCTTAGCCAAACCCTGGCCTAGATGCTAGAGTTGGCTGTTACCTGTCAGCAGGTACTGGTACTTGTTGACCTCTAGCTTAAGGCCACAGAGACTTTCAGAAGCTTCTGTGTGGATGTACTGCACGTGGGGCATCTTGGTGAAGCCTCGGTACATCTGTGGGCAGAAGGAATGTCATGAGAGAAGGACCAGGGCTCAGAAAAGAAAGCATGCTGTCATGTATTCTGTGGAGATGTGACTCCCCTAATCTACCATAGTGTGGTCAGTCACTGATTTACCCACCCCAGGGCTTTCACTTCAGATAAAGCCATCTAGTCTCCTCTTGTCTGGTGCCTTCCCAGAGAAACCTTCCCATCCAGCCAGTCACAATGCCCATTCCAGCATTTCCACAACACTGTACCAGATATATACTCTTCTCATATCCCAACACCTTTTCAGAAATCCAAAGAATTTGTTGTGAAAGGAGTCCTGCCTGCCTCACCAACCTTGGCCCCCAAGTTCTAAGAAGGTAGCTGGCTAGCCTTCTAATGACATCTCTGTGACATTTCTCAGTGTATAAAAGCATTCCACTTACATTCCCCTCATTGTTTCCTCCCAAGAACTGATGGAAGTAGGTATTattgtacccattttacagacaaagacTCAGAAATTGTTTGGTTGATAAAAGTTGAACTCAGGCCAGTATTctccatgcttttctttttctgagcatCTGTTGAAAGCACTGGGTTCCTTTACCCCAGACAAAgcatataaacacatatacaaaatttcttgatttttaactGAACACTTTATAAAGTTGAACTGAATGAATATGCTGATATTTGGCCATTTTTATCTACAACATAATCTAAGACGGTGGTTCTCAATGGGAGGCAGTtttacccccaccccaggagacatttggcaatgtctggagacatttttgattgtcacagctGACAATCAGCCACACAGCCCCCACAGCAAAGAactatctggccccaaatgtcagtagtacCAAAGTTGAGAATTACTCCTCTAATATTAACCCACTTAATCCCCATGACAGCCCCACGAGGCAAGAACTGTTTAggcttattttatagatgaggagccTGAGCGCCAGACAGGTCAAGTGGCTTCTCTAAGGCCATACGGTTGGCAAATGGCAGAGATAGGATTCCAGGCCAGAGAATCTGCTCCAgaatccatgctcttaaccattatcctatgctctctctcactgtggtCTCACAAGTTCATGCCCAAAGGCCTCTGATACAGGCAAATGCTATTTATAGCTGTTGTGCCTCCTTTATCTGCATGTGCTCAGAGCCACTGGTGTGAACATAATGAAGCTGAACCCGCATGGTGATTCCATGTCAAGACCACGAGTCTTACACGGGTTCAGATCTGTTGAGAAAACTCTATTAACTGTGTGTGAGCTGGCGAGGGTAGGAGAGGACACCAAGGTATGGCCCAATCCCATTATCCCCCTGGTTCTCAGAGCACACAAGCCCTGGATGGCTGGTGCTCTCCAAGAGTTTACAACAGGACAATGTCTCTCCCTTAGTTCCTGGCATGCGTTATTAATTTACTTATGGTAATTAATAAGAAGCCAGACATCCTCTCATTGATGTCTCATCTAAGTGCCTCCCATTTGTAATAACTTCCTGggttttctccttattttcttttaagtgggGACTGGCTGGTGGGGGTAGGTGGTCCACAAGGACCTCCACCATCATAGAGGGTCTCCTGGACTCACAGAGTTTGGGAGCCTCTGCCTTTTTAAGGGGAACATTGTTCTAATTGTGTGCAACCATCAGTGCAGATGGTTTTAATTTACCTGGCCTCTCTTTTAACCCTCTTCTCTTGAGAGGCTCACCAGCTGAATGAGGAAATGCAGCCAAGCACTGTGAGAACTGCTGTCCACATTCAGTTTTCAATTATGCTGCAGGGGATCAGGGGCGGGTCAGATCGTACATACTCCCCACTTCCTCAGTGATGGATGGTGCCTCTCTGGCTTTAACAGGAACCATGCTTAAGAGCACTGCTGTGTGCATGCCATTAAGTGGGCCTTCAAAGAACATTCCTTACACTCTCTCCTGTGCCCAGCAGCTTCTCCTCTGGAGTGGCTCTTCCTTGAGTTCCTGGCAATGCTTCAACTCGGTCCTCACGCTAGGTCCTTTGGACCTAGGCCGTTAGAGCCTCAGTACATCCTTGTCAGTCTTTCCCCTTCATGTCCTCCCTGCTTCATGAGTGAGGATTAAGGCCCTGTGTAAGGTCCAGTGACTTCAGCTGCTCAGTTGAGTTCTCACTCCTTTTGAATTAGGAGGAATTTTGATTTCAACATGGCTTATAGCACTTGGATGCAGAATCAAAACTTTAATGCACTGTGAACAATTAGGTCTGACAAGCACAGTGCTGTCTTTTAGGGTCAATTCTGAGCTTAACAATATGGTAAAGCAGATTGTACtcattttgttatcttttctttataataatcCCATCTTGACCTAAATATCGACCCTGAACGTATCATTAAGTCTGTATTCATAGAGACTGAGAATTGGTTTGACAAATTTAGGAGGGTTGCGATTGGTTTGTAATGTGCTGACATCAGAGAATCATAGAATCTGAGAATTGGAAAAAACGTTAAAGGTAATCTAATCCAGTCAAAGCACTGGAGGATTAATGGTAAACTCAGGTTCTGGAGACAGACAGCCAATCTGAACGTTGTCTCTGCCACGTATTAGCCACTTGGAAAGCTACTTAACCTccttgagtctcagtttctttacccATAAAATGGGGCAAAGTATTTACTTCATAAGGTGtttctgagaaataaatgacTTAGAATAGTACTTGGTGCACAACATTCGCCAAAAATTGTCTTAAAACTAGCTCTACCGAAATTCATATTGGCAAAGGAAAAGTTTGGTCCTCTGCTTTCTATGTCTCTTTGCCCAACCTTATCTCTTAATGCAGGAGTTTAAAGCTGATTTGGAACTTAAAACTAAGCAggttgtgttctctctttctctctttttccagctttattgaggtatgattgacaaataGAAATGCATATATTTAGGATGTAATGTGATGTTTTAATGTctgtatatgttgtgaaatggTCACCACAACCAAGATAATTCACACACTCACAGAgttaccttttgtgtgtgtgtgattctcttagcaaatttctaGGATTCAATATGGGATTATTAACTATTATAATGCACACCATGCTGTGTATTAGGTGTCCAGACCTTACTCATCTTAGTTCTGTAGAAATGGAACTTTTTACCTTTTGACCAACATATCCCCATTTCCATCACCTCCCAGCCCCTAGTGACCACCATTCTGCTTCCATAAGAAGTTCAACTGTGAGTTccacttttttagattccacataaaagtgagcTTATGCTgtatctgtctttctgtgtctggcttatttttaGCATAaggtcctccaggttcatccatgttgtcacaaatgataaGCTgtcctttttttaaggctgagtaatgtTCTATCATTTCTAGACACATACCTCATTGGATTCTGTAAGCCTCTGGGCCTTCCCTCTTGGTAGTATGTACACAAAAGTTTGAAGAAGTTAGCTTCCCTTGAGGTGAAGGGACAAATAATGTAAGAAAGAAGTTTCTGAATCTGGGGGCTTTGAATATTTCTTATAGAATGGCTGGTCTTTACCTTGACAGCATGAAATAATCACCATTATGTCAAGTATTTCTGGCATGCCTGCCAGAGATGAGCACTGTCCTGAATGCTCCTTTACATCATGAACTCCTTTAAACCCACAACTTATTCTCATATGCAGACCAAGCAACTGAGTTTCAGAGACATTAGATACTTGACTGAGATACCAAGTGTGCTACCaaagtctttctttctctataagaGAGaagtctttttcttaaagaatacgCTAACAGAGCGGCCAAGCACGTGAGAATGCAGGCAGTCTCTGTTGAGGGCTAGCTGAGAGACCCAGGCCAGAAAGAGTTACAGGCATCAAGAAGGAGGAGAATGGCTCCCTGTGGGCTGGAGAAGCTTCCAGCTGGAGCTTCAAAGGCAAGACCTTGCAATAGTGCTCATTTGATTAGATAAACCACTAAAGGAAGGAAGTCCCCAGGGACCAAACATTCCAATTGCCCAGCAAATCTGTCCTGCCCAGAGTCAGGACATGCAAAGCACATGACCAGTGGGCCTCCCCTTGGGACCCCCGCCCCTCCAGGACCATCTAGGACATAATGTTCCCCACGTGTTGTCCCCTACTGCGCCAGCCTGGGAGCATATCTCCACTGCACAAACTGCAGCTCCTGGCAAAGCAGACTGCTTTCTCATGGTCCTGATAGGATATAAGGTCCTGATAGATTAATCAATTCTGGCAACTTCTACCTTTGCACTATAGCCCAGTGCCTCTGCTCCAGCTAATCTCCAAGTCTGGGTTTGTAATAAGTTCCCCTAACATTCAAACactaccccccacacacacctatGGGTCTCTGCCCACTCAAGATAGGGCTATGACATTGACCAAAGGTTCTGGAATTAGCATATGGGATTGGGGCTGCCCACCTTTACTCCAGGTGAGAAGTTCaaggggggaggaggtgggaactCTGAGACAGGGTGGCTCAAATTCTCACGTTCTCCGAGCTCCTTTAGTCCTGTTCTAAGGGAGCCCTTGCTCACCCCGTCTGACTCTCTTGGGTAGACTCTCTAATCCACCAGAACAAAGCCACCTAGGGACCAGTGCCAAAATTCATGCAGGCTCGCCTCTggcctctcctccttccctcctacaAAGAGTTTTCAATACACCCTTTGCAGGATGTTGCAAGTCAAGAGCTACACTGCTGGATGACAAACGGACAGACCCAAGCTAACCTCTTTTTGTTCCTCGGGGGAACTATATACAAATGGGGTGGGGTAGGCCCCCAAGTGTGCAGGAATGATGAATCAGCCTGCTGCTCCACTGCTCTGTAATCTCCCTGTTGGCAAAGGCTCTACAGCTTCCCTAGTGTCTGCCACTTTCTAGTCCTATAAACTTGACTGTTACATAACCTTTCTAAGTCTCAGCTGcttcacctataaaatagagGATAATGTGCGTCTACTTCATAGGATTGTTATCAGGACTGATCTGTGCAAAGGTTTAGCAGAACACCTGATACACAGTAAATGCCCAGTACATGTCACTTGAATGGAGTCTTATATTCATTATGACAAATATTATCTTGGTATCCCCAGCTTGAAGCACAGTGCTgatcacagagagagtgagaaggaaggagggaggaaaagagggagggaggttgGATGGACTACTCCCATTCCTACACCCCATGCCTGATTAGTAGACTGCTCCCTGGACACCAGCAGAATTCAGTGGTCTCTCAGGACAGAAGGGCAATGACCCTTCTACAAGTTATCTAATACTGGGATGGTAGGAAGGGCAGAGTTAATAAAAAGGCATTACATAGTGATTGATGATCAAAGTGAGATGGCAGGGAGATTTGGGGAGCCATGTAAAGAACACACAGGATTGGGAAGGAATCCCAACACCTTAGCTTGGGAACCAGATCTGTCTTTAATTAAATGCATGACTGATCAAGTCATTTCCCCTGTGAGCCTGTGTCAGAAGTAAAACAAGGAATTTTACTTTCCAGCTCCCAGCACCCTGGTTCTATGAGCCTGGGTGAAGAATAGTGAATGGACAGTGTGATGCCACCAGCCTCAGAGTGGGTGTGTGCTCTGAAGCTGATGGGTGAACAAATGCAATTTGGCCTCTAAACACCCCCCAGCAGCTGGCCTGACACCAGTGAGGGGGGGAACAGGACATTCTGCCCACAGGAAGGGCATCTGATCATCCTGGTGTCCAGGCCCTGAAGGAAGTAGGGAAACTAAGCAAGCTTAGGAACTACTGCCTCCTAGCTCTCGTCTCAGATCTGTTGGCCACATAGTGTCCATAATGTGATGGATTGTTCCAGAGCAGGAGGGGAGTGTTGCCTGAACCTTTGTTTTATCTAACATGCTTTGGCATTTGTTCACTAGCTACTGGGGGCTGTACGGTGGGGGTTTCTTTGGTTGTTGTTGATCTTGTTGACTCCCTGCTCCACACTCTTCTCTCCCCATGGCCATCTGAAGACATAAGCTGGTCCCATGACCAGGCTTGGGCAGCCAAGGGCACCTAGCCAGGGCTGACTCTGGACATTACATAACCAGAAGGCTGTGGATATTTCCAAAGTTTAATCCAAAGCAACAGGTTCCACAGACATAGTACATCAAACCTCAGGCCTCAGGATGCAGGAATAATGAGGCCTGGAGGTCTGCCTCCAGGATGGTCAGGTACCACCTATGGGCTCTCCCCACCTGCATTGAGTTCCACCTGGGTGTCAAGGCTTGTCTCCTTTGGGGAGTTTTCTGGCCAGTAGGGTCTCACTCTCATTTCTCCCTTAGGTGGAGAAACATCCACCAAGTCTCTTTTGTGTGCCAGGTCCTGTTCTAGTTTCTGGGGATGCAAATGTGGGCGGTGAGTAAAGGGCTGGCAGTCCACTTAGACCTGAGCATACCCCATTTTAAACTTATGGTTAGTCACACATATGTGTCTTACGTCTTCTCTCCTGGCCTAATTGTACTTCCTTAACATAGGAACCCCATCTTTCTCTTGGCCTCTATGGCTCCTGGCATTAAGTGCTGTTTCTTGCCAAGGTGGAATGATGGACCAGCTGCTGAGCTATTCAGAGTGAGTGAGTGCAAATACCCCTTTCCAGCACCCAGAGTAGCTCTTGCTTAGAAGAAACACCACACATGTCCCAGGGCACTTAGAATCCTGAAATGCCTGAGCTAGAAGGGCTTTTAGGGGCACCAAGCTCAACCCCATACTGTTACAGGTGATAGAACTGAGGTCCAGCAAGGGGGGATCCCAAGGTAAGCAGGCTATTTGGGAGTGGAGCTGAGGCAAGGAAACAGGTTATGCAGGTTTTACATCTGAGGTTCTTTTTGTTAAGATGGACTTCCCTAGTGGGCTTCATAATGTTAATATGCTCAGGAATATGTTCAGTTATACAAATGTGCTTAGTAAATGGTGCTAACCAGATGGGATGCAAGATCTGGGAAAGACAGGGAAAGAGGGTGCAGTTCCTACTCCGGGATAAGGTTCCTGTGATCAGCCAAAGTTCAGTGTAAGGATTCAAGgaattaaatgtaaattgtaaCCTCAGCAACTGCATAAGACCAGTAGGCACTATTGAGCTCAGAAGAGCCTGTAAGACAAACTCGTCCCatcctctcattttacagatggataGACTGACACCCAGAGAGAGGTGGTGACTTGGCCAAGGTCTCACAGTTACCAGGGAACAAGGCTGTCTGCCCTCTGGTTCCAGAGTCAAGCCTCTTTTCAATGGCTTCTGAGGGACTCCACCTGCACTGGCTTTAGGGTGAAGCAGCCACCTTCCCCTCACTACCTGGCATCCCTTTCTTCTGCCTCAGCAATGTTCTCTCCAGCAGTGGGGAAGGGCTATGCACACCCACCTTGCCTCCTCTGGCTAGGACTTTACTGGCAAAAAACCCAAGAGCTCTCCTGGAGCGGGCTTATGTCACTTACCTTCATCTGCTTGATGGTATAGACCAGCGTGCCAAAGGGCCCCTCCTTCACCAGCTTCTTCCCTACCACCTTGGCCCGGATCACTGCAGAAAAAGGCAAGATACAGACAAGAAGGAGATTAGGGAGGCTTGAACCACATCAGAGACCACATCTCAGGTTGGGTGCCTGGAATTGCTTTCTTACCTCTGGGCCAACTTGAATAGACGATTGTATTTATTAAAGCAAGAATTCAGATGAGAGACCCAGGGGTTGGG is drawn from Canis lupus baileyi chromosome 11, mCanLup2.hap1, whole genome shotgun sequence and contains these coding sequences:
- the TIMP3 gene encoding metalloproteinase inhibitor 3 — protein: MTPWLGLVVLLGSWSLGHWGAEACTCSPSHPQDAFCNSDIVIRAKVVGKKLVKEGPFGTLVYTIKQMKMYRGFTKMPHVQYIHTEASESLCGLKLEVNKYQYLLTGRVYDGKMYTGLCNFVERWDQLTLSQRKGLNYRYHLGCNCKIKSCYYLPCFVTSKNECLWTDMLSNFGYPGYQSKHYACIRQKGGYCSWYRGWAPPDKSIINATDP